One window of the Kallotenue papyrolyticum genome contains the following:
- a CDS encoding NEW3 domain-containing protein has protein sequence MRLKLLVGLLASLLLALFPGATLVRAQEQQPQNQGGLSLFTAYPSQEIALGESVTIELQLRAPTAQIVRLELQGLPEGWNASFRGGSRVVQSVYVQPDAENKVDLRVEPPRDAAAGPTRLTVIARGEQGEARLPLELIVKEKAPPRLTFETDLPTLKGTPQTNFRYTTTLRNEGDEDLSVTLSAEAPEGFQVSFETGGQDVTSFPLAANESKTITVQAQPFSGTAAGSYPIKVRAQAGEVQAELDLTAEVTGQPQLNLTTPDGRLSGQAYIGRENAIKLVLQNTGSAPARDIEVTASPPAGWKVRMDPERIAELGSNQQQEVTAYITPSDQAIAGDYMVTFSARPADGAAKTAEFRITVLTSTMWGIVGVGLIAVAVGVIGMAVMRFGRR, from the coding sequence ATGCGTTTGAAGCTGTTGGTCGGACTGCTGGCCAGCCTGCTGCTGGCACTGTTTCCCGGAGCCACCCTGGTACGCGCCCAGGAACAGCAGCCACAGAATCAGGGTGGACTATCGCTCTTCACTGCCTATCCCTCGCAGGAGATCGCCCTGGGCGAGAGCGTGACGATCGAGCTGCAACTGCGCGCGCCGACGGCGCAGATCGTGCGCCTGGAGCTGCAGGGCCTGCCCGAGGGCTGGAACGCCTCGTTCCGTGGCGGTAGCCGCGTGGTGCAGTCAGTCTATGTCCAGCCGGATGCCGAGAACAAGGTCGATCTACGCGTTGAGCCACCGCGCGATGCCGCTGCGGGACCGACGCGGCTGACGGTGATCGCGCGCGGCGAGCAGGGCGAGGCCCGGCTGCCGCTGGAGCTGATCGTCAAGGAGAAGGCGCCGCCGCGGCTGACCTTTGAGACCGACCTGCCAACGCTCAAAGGCACGCCCCAAACCAACTTCCGCTATACCACGACGCTGCGCAACGAGGGCGATGAAGACCTGTCGGTGACGCTCTCGGCGGAAGCGCCGGAAGGCTTCCAGGTCTCCTTCGAGACGGGTGGACAGGATGTGACCAGCTTCCCGCTGGCTGCCAACGAGTCCAAGACCATCACCGTACAGGCGCAGCCCTTCAGCGGCACCGCCGCGGGCTCCTATCCGATCAAGGTGCGCGCGCAGGCCGGTGAGGTCCAGGCCGAACTCGACCTGACGGCCGAGGTGACGGGCCAGCCCCAGCTCAACCTGACCACGCCGGACGGACGGCTGTCGGGCCAAGCCTATATCGGGCGCGAAAACGCTATTAAACTGGTGCTCCAGAACACCGGCAGTGCCCCGGCGCGCGACATCGAGGTGACGGCTTCGCCGCCGGCGGGCTGGAAGGTGCGCATGGATCCAGAGCGTATCGCTGAGCTGGGGTCGAACCAGCAGCAGGAAGTGACCGCCTACATCACGCCCAGCGACCAGGCGATCGCCGGCGACTACATGGTTACCTTCTCGGCGCGCCCGGCGGACGGTGCGGCCAAAACCGCCGAGTTCCGCATCACGGTGCTGACCTCGACCATGTGGGGCATTGTCGGCGTGGGCTTGATCGCGGTGGCCGTGGGCGTGATCGGCATGGCGGTGATGCGCTTCGGGCGGCGCTAG
- a CDS encoding branched-chain amino acid ABC transporter permease, translating to MTRLRSLLPLAVFGGLAALPLLFPPETSRFWQGVMIQIYILAIYALSYDLLLGYTGMVSFGHALFLGGGAYATAILLRGDQPPSLLVVLVVVVLVGLLLGALVGLLSLRLSGVYFSMVTLALAEIAFILCRADDPTLKPITGGELGIQGLAVPAAIDPTTQRLRFYLLALLFMAALYLMARRIVDSPTGRVFVAIRENEQRAIALGYHTFVFKLIATMLSATIAALAGMMLALYDKSVTYELLSVNMTIQALLMTIIGGIGTLTGPMLGAATIRLLDQWLKGDAVQALLPDWLRTELVFGLIYVALVLFFPAGIMGAVNRLRGRRSRRAIDQLRQAAQPSGAQPPS from the coding sequence GCGTGATGATCCAGATCTACATTCTGGCGATCTATGCCCTGAGCTATGACCTGCTGCTGGGTTATACCGGCATGGTCTCGTTCGGCCATGCCCTGTTTCTCGGCGGCGGCGCCTATGCCACCGCGATCCTGCTGCGCGGCGATCAACCGCCGTCGCTGCTGGTGGTGCTGGTCGTGGTGGTGCTGGTAGGCCTGCTGCTGGGCGCGCTGGTAGGCCTGCTGTCGCTGCGCCTGAGCGGGGTCTATTTCTCGATGGTTACGTTGGCGCTGGCCGAGATCGCCTTTATCCTCTGCCGCGCCGATGACCCGACGCTCAAACCGATCACCGGAGGCGAGCTGGGCATTCAAGGCCTCGCGGTGCCGGCGGCGATCGATCCGACCACCCAGCGTCTGCGCTTCTATCTGCTGGCGCTGCTGTTCATGGCCGCGCTGTACCTGATGGCGCGGCGCATCGTCGACTCGCCGACCGGACGGGTGTTTGTCGCGATCCGCGAGAACGAGCAGCGGGCGATTGCCCTGGGCTACCACACCTTTGTCTTCAAGCTGATTGCCACCATGCTGTCGGCGACGATTGCGGCGCTGGCCGGCATGATGCTGGCGCTCTATGACAAGAGCGTGACCTACGAGCTGCTCAGCGTCAATATGACCATTCAGGCGCTGCTGATGACGATCATCGGCGGCATCGGCACGTTGACGGGACCGATGCTCGGCGCGGCGACGATACGGTTGCTGGATCAGTGGCTCAAGGGCGACGCCGTTCAGGCGCTGCTGCCCGACTGGCTGCGCACCGAGTTGGTCTTCGGTCTGATCTATGTCGCGCTGGTGTTGTTCTTTCCGGCCGGCATCATGGGTGCCGTCAACCGCCTGCGTGGCCGTCGCTCGCGGCGTGCGATCGATCAGTTGCGTCAGGCGGCGCAGCCCAGCGGCGCGCAACCGCCATCCTGA
- a CDS encoding glycosyltransferase family 39 protein: MPEIGAQRLPGGGTWRQRLRAGVAASLPVVGIVLGSKALVLLLGGLSAYLYEGRWPATPLAWLERWNRWDAPHYLDLAQYGYQTTGEMRLWLVFYPLFPWLTRLTALLVGNALLAAFVVSTLASLATGLLLQRLAALDYPPDVARRAVWFLFIFPTGYFLHIGYTESLFLALTLASWLAARRRRWWLAGSLGALAGLTRVNGLLLLPALLVEAASEYRATRRWNWSWLGVALAGLGFGGYLLLNWYVTGDPWRFLEIQREHWFKTLAWPWQGIQRLIASLDRFAELPLRIAMLQEPIFIALGLIGTLAAWRWLRPAYGLWMLGNWLLITGTSWILSVPRYTLVMFPLFLLMALLGRHRLWALLLSLISLWGLGIFAGWFAQGMWAF; the protein is encoded by the coding sequence GTGCCAGAGATCGGGGCGCAACGCCTGCCGGGCGGCGGGACGTGGCGTCAGCGCCTGCGCGCCGGCGTAGCGGCAAGCCTGCCGGTCGTCGGCATCGTGCTGGGCAGCAAAGCGCTGGTGCTGCTGCTGGGCGGGCTGAGCGCCTACCTATACGAGGGGCGCTGGCCGGCGACGCCGCTGGCCTGGCTAGAGCGCTGGAACCGCTGGGACGCGCCGCACTACCTCGATCTGGCGCAGTACGGCTATCAGACCACCGGCGAGATGCGTCTGTGGCTGGTGTTCTACCCGCTCTTTCCCTGGCTGACGCGGCTGACGGCGCTGCTGGTGGGCAACGCGCTGCTGGCTGCGTTTGTGGTCAGCACGCTCGCCTCGCTGGCCACCGGTCTGCTGCTCCAGCGGTTGGCAGCGCTGGACTATCCGCCCGATGTGGCACGGCGCGCGGTCTGGTTTTTGTTCATCTTTCCCACCGGCTACTTTCTGCACATCGGCTACACCGAAAGTCTGTTTCTGGCGCTGACACTGGCGAGCTGGCTGGCAGCACGGCGGCGGCGCTGGTGGCTGGCCGGGTCGCTGGGCGCGCTGGCCGGGTTGACGCGCGTCAACGGCCTGCTGTTGCTGCCGGCGCTGCTGGTTGAAGCCGCGAGTGAGTACCGCGCCACACGGCGCTGGAACTGGAGCTGGCTGGGGGTGGCCCTGGCCGGTCTCGGTTTCGGCGGCTATCTGCTGCTCAACTGGTATGTCACCGGCGATCCCTGGCGCTTTCTGGAGATCCAGCGCGAGCACTGGTTCAAGACGCTGGCCTGGCCCTGGCAGGGCATCCAGCGGCTGATCGCGTCGCTCGACAGGTTCGCTGAGCTACCACTCAGAATCGCCATGCTGCAGGAGCCGATCTTTATCGCGCTGGGGCTGATCGGCACATTGGCCGCCTGGCGCTGGCTGCGTCCCGCCTACGGCCTCTGGATGCTGGGCAACTGGCTGTTGATCACCGGCACCTCCTGGATCCTGAGCGTGCCGCGCTACACGCTGGTGATGTTTCCGCTGTTTCTGCTGATGGCGCTGCTGGGTCGCCACCGGCTGTGGGCGCTGCTGCTCAGCCTGATCTCGCTGTGGGGCTTGGGCATCTTCGCCGGCTGGTTCGCGCAGGGCATGTGGGCCTTCTAG
- a CDS encoding ABC transporter ATP-binding protein, protein MSEIVIQTRGLTKRYGNFVAVDHLNLTVRRGEVFGLLGPNGAGKTTTILMLLGLTDPSDGEVRVLGLDPSRQPLSVKARVGYLPDQIGFYDDLTARENLNYIARLNGLRRDEARVRIDAALAQMGLHDVADRRVATYSRGMRQRLGVAEVLIKRPQLIIMDEPTLGLDPEAAREFLQTILALKEQGITIMLSSHLLHQVQAVCDRVGLFYRGKLALEGTVPDLARRVLGGAYRVRVEADGSALDQALRALPGVIEVRRSDGRVYELEATQDLRPEAARAVVQAGGRLFALHAETPSLEEIYARYFQEVEHVRAA, encoded by the coding sequence ATGAGCGAGATCGTGATCCAAACGCGCGGCCTGACCAAACGCTACGGCAACTTTGTCGCCGTCGATCACCTCAACCTGACGGTGCGCCGCGGCGAAGTGTTCGGGCTGCTCGGTCCCAACGGCGCGGGCAAAACCACTACGATCCTAATGCTGTTGGGCCTGACCGACCCGAGCGACGGCGAGGTGCGCGTGCTGGGCCTCGATCCGTCGCGGCAGCCGCTCAGCGTCAAGGCGCGCGTGGGCTACCTGCCCGATCAGATCGGCTTCTACGATGACCTGACCGCGCGCGAAAACCTGAACTACATCGCACGGCTCAACGGGCTGCGGCGCGACGAGGCGCGCGTGCGCATCGATGCGGCGCTGGCCCAGATGGGGCTGCACGATGTCGCCGACCGGCGCGTGGCCACCTACTCGCGCGGTATGCGCCAGCGCCTAGGCGTCGCCGAGGTGCTGATCAAGCGTCCCCAGTTGATCATCATGGATGAGCCAACCCTGGGGCTCGACCCCGAAGCGGCGCGCGAGTTCCTCCAGACGATCCTGGCGCTCAAAGAGCAGGGCATCACGATCATGCTGTCGTCGCACCTGCTGCACCAGGTGCAGGCAGTCTGCGATCGGGTAGGCCTGTTCTACCGTGGCAAGCTGGCCCTGGAGGGCACCGTGCCCGATCTGGCGCGGCGCGTGTTGGGCGGTGCCTATCGCGTGCGCGTCGAGGCTGACGGTTCGGCGCTGGATCAGGCGCTGCGCGCCCTGCCGGGCGTGATCGAGGTGCGCCGCAGCGATGGGCGCGTCTATGAGCTGGAGGCAACCCAGGATCTGCGGCCCGAAGCCGCGCGCGCCGTGGTGCAGGCCGGTGGCCGGCTCTTCGCGTTGCATGCCGAGACGCCCAGCCTCGAGGAGATCTACGCGCGCTACTTCCAGGAGGTGGAGCATGTCCGTGCAGCCTAA
- a CDS encoding serine/threonine-protein kinase — translation MRFADLINQQVERYRIEALIGRGGMAAVYRAFDTRLQRSVALKVLYPHYLADADVRARFTREAITAAQLDHPNIVPIYDVGETDDLVYLAMKLLPGPSLAEVLQREGRLSLARLLPVACDIAAALEAAHRRGIIHRDIKPGNVLFDGQGRALLSDFGIAKSLDAPALTESSVIVGTPDYLAPEQIDPRLAPGGQLDHRADIYALGVLLYRALTGRRPFDGAAQTVLLAHLQQEPLPPSALAPELPPKLDRVLLRAMAKDPQQRYNSAAELVAALSALGNSAPADAAPRDDATTAIGQLIPPAARRRAVYSAATTDMRRQLPPPAGHSAARRRAGLLAGGLLVLLALAVLLPTLAAREEAPAPVANAPTLGSTSGAAPTATASATPGATPSLTPSAVPSATPSATSSPNPVTADQRPASLPAQAPVAHPPTSVPPTIPPARPTPPPLAPSPTAPPPTQEPPTPTAVGCHVALTGGFGYLWRTNSAVRAALGCPLEPERAGYSVEQLFERGLMYYREEGGLIWALNSGSGTWRAYGDLGPDHPEPSEAPPSGLIRPVRGFGRVWQAFPAVREALGWATTPEVGFTGVLQRFEGGTLLFAPAVNGQGKRVYVLYNNGAYAGFRDQYTGP, via the coding sequence ATGCGCTTTGCCGACTTAATCAATCAACAGGTGGAGCGCTACCGCATCGAGGCGCTGATCGGGCGCGGCGGCATGGCCGCGGTGTATCGTGCCTTTGACACGCGCCTGCAACGTTCGGTCGCACTTAAAGTGCTCTACCCGCACTACCTTGCCGACGCCGACGTGCGCGCGCGCTTCACACGCGAGGCGATCACCGCCGCGCAGCTCGACCATCCCAATATTGTGCCGATCTATGACGTAGGCGAGACCGACGATCTGGTGTACCTGGCGATGAAGCTGCTGCCGGGACCGTCGCTGGCCGAGGTATTGCAGCGCGAAGGCCGCCTGTCGCTCGCGCGGCTGCTGCCGGTTGCGTGTGACATCGCCGCGGCGCTGGAGGCTGCTCACCGCCGCGGAATCATCCACCGCGACATCAAACCGGGCAACGTGCTCTTCGATGGGCAGGGACGCGCCCTGCTCTCGGACTTCGGCATCGCCAAGTCGCTGGATGCGCCCGCACTGACCGAGTCGAGCGTGATCGTGGGCACGCCGGACTACCTTGCGCCGGAACAGATCGATCCACGGCTGGCGCCCGGCGGCCAGCTCGACCACCGCGCCGATATTTACGCTCTGGGCGTCCTGCTCTACCGCGCACTCACCGGACGGCGTCCGTTTGACGGCGCGGCCCAGACCGTGCTGCTGGCACACCTGCAGCAGGAGCCGCTCCCACCCTCGGCGCTGGCGCCGGAGCTGCCGCCGAAGCTGGATCGTGTGCTGCTGCGCGCCATGGCCAAAGACCCCCAACAGCGCTACAACAGCGCCGCCGAGCTGGTCGCAGCGCTGAGCGCGCTCGGCAACAGCGCCCCAGCGGACGCGGCGCCGCGCGACGATGCAACCACAGCAATCGGCCAGCTCATACCTCCTGCTGCGCGGCGCCGCGCGGTATATAGCGCCGCCACCACCGACATGCGTCGCCAGCTGCCGCCACCCGCCGGCCACTCCGCCGCGCGGCGCCGCGCCGGCCTGTTGGCCGGCGGGCTGCTCGTCCTACTGGCGCTGGCCGTGCTGTTGCCCACTCTCGCCGCACGTGAGGAAGCGCCGGCACCCGTAGCCAACGCACCGACGTTGGGAAGCACATCGGGCGCTGCGCCGACCGCAACCGCCAGCGCCACGCCCGGCGCGACACCGAGCCTCACGCCCAGTGCGGTGCCAAGCGCGACACCGAGCGCCACGTCCTCTCCCAATCCTGTGACGGCTGACCAGCGGCCCGCCTCACTCCCGGCTCAGGCACCGGTCGCGCACCCTCCGACATCTGTGCCGCCGACCATCCCCCCTGCACGGCCAACGCCTCCACCGCTAGCGCCGTCGCCCACTGCTCCACCACCTACGCAGGAGCCGCCCACGCCCACGGCTGTGGGCTGCCACGTCGCGCTGACCGGCGGCTTCGGCTACCTGTGGCGCACCAACTCGGCAGTGCGCGCCGCGCTGGGCTGCCCGTTGGAACCCGAGCGCGCCGGGTATTCGGTGGAACAACTCTTTGAGCGCGGCCTGATGTACTACCGCGAGGAGGGCGGGCTGATCTGGGCGCTGAACAGCGGCAGCGGCACGTGGCGCGCGTATGGCGATCTGGGCCCCGACCATCCCGAACCGAGCGAAGCGCCACCTTCCGGCCTGATCCGTCCGGTGCGCGGCTTTGGTCGCGTCTGGCAGGCCTTCCCCGCGGTGCGCGAGGCGCTCGGCTGGGCAACCACCCCGGAGGTAGGCTTCACCGGCGTATTGCAGCGCTTTGAGGGCGGCACGCTGCTCTTCGCGCCGGCGGTCAACGGACAGGGCAAGCGGGTGTATGTGCTGTACAACAACGGCGCATACGCCGGTTTCCGCGATCAGTACACCGGACCGTAG
- a CDS encoding glycosyltransferase family 9 protein: protein MSATTTTRPHRLLVVTLADLGDALLVTPALQALRQARPDAHITVLTTPVGAAALAGLPCYDALLLFEKARFNDPRSLARPTNLWAALRLWRRLRAGRYDACVLLHHLTTWFGTLKYAALAKATAAPRRYGLDNGRGFFLTDRVPDDGFGARHQAEYWLAVVRLLGTAPGTAPPLPIFHVPAAAEAWAADLLATADRRPLIALHPGSGAFAPARRWPAPRWAALADALISSGCRVLLVGGVEEAELRRSVLGAMRHAGQVIDLGGRTTLPELGALLRRCTLMIGNDSGLTHLAAGVGTPVLAIFGPTDPRAWGPYGGEPWTVRATYANGVELLGSGPHRALRTAIACSPCLYRGQRLGTPWGCPDRTCLRRIDVEQVLAVARRRLGELEPVCALPT from the coding sequence ATGAGCGCCACGACCACAACCCGTCCACACCGCCTGCTGGTGGTGACGCTGGCCGACCTGGGCGATGCGCTGCTGGTCACGCCGGCGCTCCAGGCGCTGCGGCAGGCCCGCCCGGATGCACACATCACCGTGCTGACCACGCCCGTCGGCGCGGCGGCGCTGGCGGGGCTGCCCTGTTACGACGCGCTGCTGCTCTTCGAGAAGGCGCGTTTCAACGATCCACGCAGCCTGGCGCGCCCGACCAATCTCTGGGCAGCGCTGCGGCTGTGGCGCCGCCTGCGCGCCGGGCGCTACGACGCTTGTGTGTTGCTGCACCACCTGACCACCTGGTTCGGCACGCTCAAGTACGCCGCCCTGGCAAAAGCCACAGCCGCGCCCCGGCGCTATGGCCTGGACAACGGACGCGGCTTTTTTCTGACCGATCGCGTGCCGGACGACGGCTTCGGCGCGCGGCATCAGGCCGAGTACTGGCTGGCCGTCGTCCGCTTGCTGGGCACTGCCCCCGGCACAGCGCCACCCCTGCCGATCTTCCACGTCCCCGCCGCGGCGGAGGCGTGGGCTGCCGACCTGTTGGCGACCGCCGATCGACGGCCACTGATTGCGCTCCATCCCGGCAGCGGCGCGTTTGCCCCAGCGCGGCGCTGGCCGGCCCCGCGCTGGGCCGCGCTGGCCGATGCGCTGATCAGCAGCGGCTGCCGCGTGCTGCTGGTAGGCGGTGTGGAAGAAGCGGAGCTGCGGCGCAGCGTGCTGGGAGCGATGCGCCATGCCGGGCAGGTCATCGATCTGGGCGGACGCACCACGCTGCCGGAACTCGGCGCGCTGCTGCGACGTTGTACGCTCATGATCGGCAACGACAGCGGATTGACGCATCTGGCTGCCGGCGTGGGCACGCCCGTGCTTGCCATCTTCGGCCCGACCGATCCGCGCGCCTGGGGACCCTACGGCGGCGAGCCATGGACCGTGCGCGCTACCTACGCCAACGGCGTCGAGCTGCTCGGATCCGGTCCGCACCGCGCGCTCAGAACGGCGATCGCCTGCAGCCCGTGCCTCTACCGCGGCCAGCGCCTGGGCACGCCGTGGGGCTGCCCCGACCGCACCTGTCTGCGGCGCATCGACGTCGAGCAGGTGCTGGCCGTGGCGCGCCGGCGTCTCGGCGAGCTTGAGCCCGTATGCGCTTTGCCGACTTAA